One genomic segment of Petrotoga olearia DSM 13574 includes these proteins:
- a CDS encoding lipid-binding SYLF domain-containing protein — protein sequence MKKSILLTLITLLFSFSLFAAVEDTVKEARLAIEELLSKPDSGTFIQLVEMAEGIVIFPTFYKLGYIIGGQYGEGIVLRKDSETGKWYGPSFVNIYGLSWGAQIGVQSAGLILVVINEKGMEGFMDNNFTLGGSIGISAGPLGRQLSADIDYKLQASIYSYSIAKGFYAGVSVEGAYTRADNNSNEAYYGKPLSPKQILNEKEVDNEAKQIVELLEKAVLERQLKEKETT from the coding sequence ATGAAAAAAAGTATTTTGTTGACTCTCATTACCCTACTGTTTTCATTTAGCCTATTTGCGGCTGTTGAAGATACCGTTAAAGAAGCACGCTTGGCTATAGAGGAGTTATTATCAAAACCAGATAGTGGCACTTTTATTCAACTAGTAGAAATGGCAGAAGGTATTGTAATATTTCCCACATTTTATAAATTAGGCTATATCATCGGCGGCCAGTATGGTGAGGGTATTGTATTAAGAAAAGATAGCGAGACCGGTAAATGGTATGGTCCATCATTTGTAAATATATATGGTTTAAGCTGGGGAGCACAAATAGGAGTACAATCCGCGGGATTAATTTTAGTTGTAATCAATGAAAAAGGGATGGAAGGGTTTATGGATAACAATTTTACCTTAGGAGGTTCTATTGGTATTTCCGCTGGACCGTTGGGTAGACAACTTTCTGCAGATATAGATTATAAATTACAAGCATCCATATATTCTTATTCTATCGCAAAGGGATTCTACGCTGGAGTTTCTGTTGAAGGGGCTTATACCAGAGCGGATAATAATTCCAATGAGGCTTATTATGGGAAACCTCTTTCCCCTAAACAAATTTTAAATGAAAAAGAAGTTGATAACGAAGCAAAACAGATAGTAGAACTATTAGAAAAAGCTGTATTAGAAAGACAATTAAAAGAAAAAGAAACAACTTAA
- the fba gene encoding class II fructose-1,6-bisphosphate aldolase, with protein MPYVNTKDILEKANKEYYAVAAFNINNLEFLQAIVEGGIEKKSPLIIETSEGAMKYAGMGDPLRGASLFVKMVREFADSLDIPIALHLDHGKNFKYIISAIKAGYSSVMIDASDKPLEENIKATKDIVRIAHAAGVSVEAELGKLAGIEDNVSSEESVLVNPDEAKYFVEQTQVDFLAPAIGTSHGAFKFKGEAKLDYDRLKKVKELTNMPLVLHGASSVVQEMVEIAENYGADFGGSKGVPSDILKETVQLGINKVNTDTDLRMAFIAGLREFLHNNSKEFDPRKYMETAKEYVKKVVSDRLELLGSANKA; from the coding sequence ATGCCTTATGTAAACACAAAGGATATTTTAGAAAAAGCAAATAAAGAGTACTATGCTGTCGCAGCATTTAACATTAACAATCTCGAGTTTCTTCAAGCAATTGTGGAAGGAGGAATAGAGAAAAAATCGCCCCTGATAATCGAAACAAGTGAAGGTGCAATGAAGTATGCTGGCATGGGGGATCCTTTGAGAGGAGCCAGTCTGTTTGTTAAGATGGTTAGAGAGTTTGCAGATTCCTTAGATATACCAATTGCTCTGCACTTAGACCATGGTAAGAATTTTAAATATATAATATCTGCAATAAAAGCTGGTTATTCATCTGTAATGATAGATGCATCTGATAAACCGTTGGAAGAAAATATAAAAGCTACGAAAGATATTGTTAGAATAGCCCATGCAGCAGGTGTTTCAGTAGAAGCAGAATTAGGAAAGTTAGCTGGGATCGAAGATAACGTTTCATCAGAAGAATCTGTTCTTGTTAATCCAGATGAAGCAAAATACTTTGTCGAGCAAACTCAAGTTGATTTTCTTGCTCCAGCTATTGGCACTTCCCATGGGGCATTTAAGTTTAAAGGCGAAGCCAAATTAGACTATGATAGATTGAAAAAAGTTAAAGAATTGACAAATATGCCTTTGGTACTTCACGGTGCTTCAAGTGTTGTACAAGAAATGGTTGAAATAGCTGAAAATTATGGAGCTGATTTTGGAGGGTCAAAAGGGGTCCCCTCAGATATTTTAAAAGAAACTGTACAATTAGGTATAAATAAAGTAAATACTGATACTGACCTTAGAATGGCTTTCATTGCTGGATTAAGAGAATTCTTGCATAACAATTCAAAAGAGTTTGATCCTAGAAAATACATGGAAACGGCAAAAGAATACGTAAAAAAGGTAGTTTCAGATAGATTGGAACTTTTAGGTTCCGCTAATAAAGCTTAA
- a CDS encoding transcription repressor NadR has protein sequence MKKQERLKKILNILSSSKYSIPGQQLAERFGVTRQVIVKDIAILKAQGYDIQSSPKGYSMNKNNRLIKLIAVKHTTEQIEDELKTIVNCGGRIIDVSVEHPVYGELTGKIDVDTIEEVENFIAKLKTSKPLSIINNGIHLHRIEVENEEQFNCIKRELKRRKILLD, from the coding sequence TTGAAAAAACAAGAAAGGCTGAAAAAAATACTTAATATTCTTTCTTCAAGTAAATATTCAATACCAGGCCAACAGCTTGCTGAAAGATTTGGTGTAACAAGACAAGTAATAGTAAAAGATATTGCAATCTTGAAAGCCCAAGGTTATGATATACAATCTTCTCCGAAAGGTTATTCGATGAATAAGAACAATAGGTTGATTAAACTGATTGCTGTTAAACACACCACGGAACAAATCGAAGATGAGTTAAAGACCATTGTAAACTGTGGTGGCAGGATAATTGATGTTTCTGTAGAGCATCCTGTATACGGAGAATTAACTGGTAAAATTGATGTAGATACCATCGAAGAAGTAGAAAACTTTATAGCAAAATTAAAGACTTCTAAACCGTTATCAATAATAAACAATGGTATCCATCTACACAGGATTGAAGTAGAAAACGAAGAGCAATTTAATTGCATAAAAAGAGAATTAAAAAGGCGAAAAATTTTGTTAGACTAA